One segment of Leptospirillum ferrooxidans C2-3 DNA contains the following:
- a CDS encoding S41 family peptidase, which translates to MKTSRVFLVLAIGILVGGVGHAVFADGGTDKSLKVLSMVYSLIQKDYVDPLSGKPVLTSAIKGMVASLDPHSEYMTPQEYHELEIDTKGQFGGVGIKITTRGKKIIVQSPIPNAPAERAGIKAGDQIVKVNGLSTEKLGLAQSVHLMRGRVGTAVTLTIRRKGVFEAKDFNVVREVIQIHTVKAKMISPTIGYILDREFSENNARDMGKAIVELRSQGMKALIIDLRNNPGGLLNDAVDSASLFLPEHKVVVSMKGRRQFHAFHARNEKPFEHFPIVVLVNTESASAAEILSGALQDYHRATILGTQSFGKGSVQTILPLFDGSALRLTTARYFTPSGRSIQDYGITPDVIVKEVIPKGMKSIKVPREVDLKHHFLNPDGAEATIHIPKSNVQYHLPMGRIPMKDDTQVQAAIRILDKDLVASR; encoded by the coding sequence ATGAAAACCAGTAGGGTTTTTCTTGTGTTGGCAATTGGCATCCTTGTTGGTGGGGTCGGTCACGCTGTTTTTGCCGATGGAGGGACGGATAAATCATTAAAAGTCTTATCAATGGTTTATTCCTTGATTCAAAAGGATTATGTTGACCCTCTTTCAGGCAAGCCTGTCCTGACATCAGCGATAAAGGGTATGGTCGCTTCGCTGGATCCTCATTCCGAATACATGACTCCCCAGGAATATCACGAGTTGGAAATTGATACGAAGGGACAGTTTGGGGGAGTTGGGATCAAGATCACCACAAGAGGGAAAAAGATCATTGTTCAGTCACCTATCCCCAATGCTCCGGCGGAGAGAGCCGGAATCAAGGCTGGTGATCAAATTGTCAAAGTCAACGGATTGTCAACCGAAAAGCTGGGATTGGCTCAATCTGTTCACTTGATGAGAGGCCGTGTCGGTACTGCGGTGACTTTGACCATTCGCCGAAAAGGTGTTTTTGAAGCCAAGGATTTCAACGTTGTCAGGGAAGTGATTCAAATTCATACAGTCAAGGCAAAAATGATCTCTCCGACAATCGGTTATATCCTCGACAGGGAGTTTTCCGAAAACAATGCGCGCGATATGGGAAAGGCCATTGTTGAATTGAGGAGCCAGGGAATGAAGGCCCTGATTATCGATCTCCGCAATAATCCTGGAGGATTGTTGAATGATGCTGTGGATTCGGCCTCTCTTTTCCTTCCGGAACACAAGGTTGTTGTTTCGATGAAAGGACGTCGCCAGTTTCACGCATTCCATGCGAGAAATGAAAAACCTTTTGAGCATTTCCCCATTGTTGTCCTTGTAAATACGGAGTCTGCCTCTGCAGCGGAGATTCTTTCCGGAGCACTTCAGGACTATCATCGGGCAACAATCCTAGGAACCCAAAGTTTCGGGAAAGGATCCGTACAGACTATTTTGCCATTGTTTGACGGATCTGCATTGCGTCTCACGACAGCTCGTTATTTTACGCCTTCCGGACGTTCCATCCAGGATTATGGAATCACCCCGGATGTGATCGTGAAAGAGGTTATCCCAAAAGGAATGAAGTCGATCAAGGTGCCTAGAGAAGTGGATCTGAAGCATCACTTTCTGAATCCGGATGGAGCAGAAGCAACAATCCATATTCCCAAGTCAAATGTCCAGTATCATCTTCCTATGGGGAGAATTCCAATGAAAGATGATACCCAAGTTCAGGCGGCTATACGTATTCTGGATAAGGATCTGGTGGCTTCGCGCTAG
- the rimM gene encoding ribosome maturation factor RimM (Essential for efficient processing of 16S rRNA): MGAERFFFAHLLSDNPNRFLKDLGATFVLKSPLGAIEPRKLLECKKTEGKDSLLLSLEGIDSPESAKERSGWAICLGNALPWVPTDENVYLISDLEGMSVIDIDSGQSVGVVSGFYERPGQDILSVDSNGVEVLVPFVEPLVPLVDRNAREVHVRWKVLDPSA; the protein is encoded by the coding sequence TTGGGGGCTGAAAGGTTTTTTTTTGCACATTTATTAAGTGATAATCCAAATCGCTTTTTAAAAGATCTCGGCGCCACGTTCGTTCTTAAGTCGCCGCTTGGAGCGATTGAGCCGCGCAAGCTTCTTGAATGCAAAAAGACGGAAGGGAAGGACTCGCTTCTTCTCAGTCTGGAAGGGATTGATTCCCCAGAGTCAGCCAAGGAACGTTCAGGTTGGGCTATTTGTTTGGGCAACGCGCTTCCTTGGGTTCCTACGGATGAAAATGTTTACCTGATTTCCGATCTGGAAGGAATGTCTGTTATCGACATTGATTCCGGACAGTCTGTTGGGGTTGTCTCGGGGTTTTATGAGCGTCCTGGTCAGGATATCCTGTCGGTGGATTCAAATGGAGTAGAAGTGTTGGTTCCATTTGTTGAACCGCTGGTCCCGCTTGTTGACCGAAACGCCCGGGAGGTTCATGTTCGATGGAAAGTCCTAGATCCTTCGGCCTGA
- a CDS encoding ribonuclease HII — translation MPHKRPDGSLEQSLLAQGCFRIAAVDEVGRGAIAGPVVVSCVVLTPSVQDFLGLGITDSKVLTPSARERIFKYLDRWAPSCTFGEASVAEIDSMNIREGTFLAMKRAILSLKEAPDILLVDGNESIPSRYFSGTPYENMKQKSIVGGDRLVLSIAAASIMAKVTRDQLMNEMDSLFPGYGFSKNKGYGTAEHRDQMKKNGLTRLHRKTFSKTFLTPK, via the coding sequence TTGCCACATAAGCGACCCGATGGCTCACTTGAACAATCTCTTTTAGCTCAAGGCTGTTTCAGAATAGCAGCAGTTGATGAGGTTGGTCGGGGGGCTATCGCTGGTCCAGTTGTCGTCTCGTGTGTGGTCTTGACCCCTTCCGTACAGGATTTTTTAGGCCTTGGTATTACTGATTCAAAAGTCTTGACACCGTCGGCTCGGGAGCGCATTTTCAAGTATCTTGATCGTTGGGCTCCCAGTTGTACTTTTGGTGAAGCTTCGGTTGCAGAAATTGACTCGATGAATATCAGAGAAGGAACATTCCTGGCCATGAAGAGGGCGATCCTTTCCTTAAAAGAGGCCCCTGACATTCTTCTTGTCGATGGAAATGAATCTATCCCCTCCCGCTATTTTTCAGGTACTCCTTATGAAAATATGAAGCAGAAGTCCATTGTTGGCGGAGATCGACTGGTGCTGTCGATTGCCGCAGCTTCCATAATGGCAAAGGTCACCCGCGACCAATTGATGAATGAAATGGACTCTTTATTTCCTGGTTACGGCTTTTCAAAAAATAAAGGTTACGGCACTGCCGAGCACAGGGATCAAATGAAGAAGAATGGGCTCACTCGCTTGCATCGTAAAACATTTTCCAAAACGTTTCTGACTCCCAAATGA
- the rplS gene encoding 50S ribosomal protein L19, which produces MNVIDQVEQLYMKENPPEARIGETVRVHLKIVEGEKERIQVFEGVVIALRGGGTRSMMTVRKISFGVGVERIFPLHSPQIIKIERIRVGKVRRAKLYFLRTKKGKAARLKEVETRREPKG; this is translated from the coding sequence ATGAATGTCATTGATCAAGTTGAGCAGCTCTATATGAAAGAAAATCCACCGGAAGCAAGAATCGGGGAGACCGTCAGGGTTCATTTGAAAATTGTGGAAGGTGAAAAAGAGCGTATTCAGGTTTTTGAGGGCGTTGTCATCGCATTAAGGGGGGGAGGCACCCGCTCGATGATGACTGTCAGAAAGATTTCTTTCGGTGTCGGCGTTGAACGTATTTTCCCTCTTCACTCTCCCCAGATCATTAAAATCGAGCGGATCAGGGTTGGTAAGGTAAGACGGGCAAAGTTGTACTTCTTGAGAACGAAGAAAGGGAAGGCTGCCAGGCTGAAAGAAGTCGAGACCCGAAGAGAGCCCAAAGGATAG
- the rpsP gene encoding 30S ribosomal protein S16 has translation MSVRIRLSRLGRKKSPVYRIVVADSRCPRDGRFLDIVGAYSPRDNDQVTFKTEKLESWLQKGAMPTDTVARLIRKAKP, from the coding sequence TTGTCAGTAAGAATTCGTCTTTCCCGACTTGGAAGAAAAAAGAGCCCTGTCTATCGCATTGTTGTTGCTGATTCCCGGTGCCCCAGAGATGGTCGCTTTCTGGATATTGTCGGAGCTTACTCTCCAAGAGACAATGATCAGGTGACTTTTAAAACCGAGAAGCTTGAGTCATGGCTCCAAAAGGGAGCAATGCCAACAGATACAGTGGCTCGTCTTATCCGTAAGGCAAAACCATAA
- a CDS encoding cell division FtsX domain-containing protein produces MVVVLDQKISNSDYQKIFGQLSFITTNIKPLSLDEVNQFAQPSISDPISGTTKKMILLTLSMGKNNRGERVTLADQALSIHKILSGNRHVLLVEDNLPWAEKLDSLDLLMIHLKRSGLMLLGLVVLMLILFWSFLGGVTEKDAGAVDPSGNSFWKQSDPSSFSFNREGFRLGFFAALGACILLFLAHPALYSPSLDPFLASSQLGIHSKWVYFFFSFPVIGGGLGWLSFQLGKFWRRVLLSH; encoded by the coding sequence ATGGTTGTTGTTCTAGATCAGAAGATCTCGAATTCGGACTATCAAAAGATTTTTGGTCAGCTATCTTTTATCACGACCAATATCAAACCCCTTTCTCTGGATGAAGTGAATCAGTTCGCACAGCCTTCAATAAGTGATCCGATCTCTGGAACAACTAAAAAGATGATCCTTCTGACTCTTTCAATGGGAAAAAACAATAGGGGAGAGAGGGTGACACTGGCTGATCAAGCCCTTTCCATTCACAAAATTCTTTCTGGAAATAGACATGTGCTTCTTGTTGAAGACAATTTGCCTTGGGCGGAAAAACTTGACTCATTAGACCTTTTAATGATTCATCTTAAACGCTCTGGACTCATGCTATTAGGACTTGTGGTCTTGATGCTGATCCTTTTTTGGAGTTTTTTGGGGGGTGTTACCGAGAAGGATGCCGGTGCAGTGGATCCTTCTGGAAATTCTTTTTGGAAACAATCGGATCCTTCTTCTTTCTCGTTTAACCGAGAAGGTTTTCGTTTGGGTTTTTTTGCTGCCTTGGGAGCATGTATTCTTCTTTTTCTGGCTCACCCGGCTCTTTATAGTCCCTCTCTGGATCCATTCCTTGCATCCTCTCAGCTTGGAATCCATTCTAAGTGGGTTTATTTTTTCTTTTCTTTTCCGGTCATTGGCGGGGGGCTCGGGTGGTTGTCTTTTCAGCTGGGAAAATTTTGGCGCAGGGTATTGCTCTCACACTAA
- the trmD gene encoding tRNA (guanosine(37)-N1)-methyltransferase TrmD produces MESPRSFGLITLFPDALAGMLDFSILKRAREKNLAEYRMWNLRDFGTGRYRSTDDYPYGGGSGMILRPDPIFRAIRAASSALTGFDPSPPGSVRLVYPSPQGQIFNQSVAWSWAEDPRPVLFLCGHYEGIDERVLLAHPFEEWTIGDYVLTGGEIPALAMIDAVVRLIPGVLSDHQSVMTETFSASEDFDFPQYTRPPDYEGLAVPEVLLSGHHLRIQQYRSEKAREKRDRVRPDLRAISRKKSEMAVAPQEQQERIERNECH; encoded by the coding sequence ATGGAAAGTCCTAGATCCTTCGGCCTGATTACCCTTTTCCCCGATGCTCTGGCTGGAATGCTTGATTTCAGTATTTTGAAAAGGGCCAGGGAAAAAAATCTTGCTGAGTACCGGATGTGGAACTTGCGGGATTTTGGTACTGGACGTTATCGCTCAACCGATGACTACCCCTATGGCGGTGGTTCTGGAATGATTCTTCGTCCGGATCCCATTTTTCGGGCGATAAGAGCGGCCTCTTCGGCTCTAACGGGTTTTGACCCATCTCCGCCAGGAAGTGTGAGACTTGTATATCCGTCCCCTCAGGGACAGATCTTTAATCAATCTGTTGCATGGAGTTGGGCAGAGGATCCTCGTCCGGTTCTTTTTTTGTGCGGCCACTATGAAGGAATTGACGAACGGGTATTGTTGGCACACCCGTTTGAAGAGTGGACCATCGGAGATTATGTTTTAACCGGAGGAGAAATTCCGGCACTTGCCATGATTGACGCTGTGGTAAGATTGATTCCGGGTGTTCTCTCTGACCATCAATCTGTGATGACAGAAACATTTTCTGCTTCTGAAGATTTTGATTTTCCACAGTATACGCGCCCCCCGGATTATGAGGGGTTGGCTGTTCCCGAAGTCCTTCTTTCAGGGCATCATCTTCGGATCCAGCAGTATCGCTCTGAAAAAGCACGTGAAAAGAGAGATCGGGTTCGCCCGGATCTCCGGGCCATTTCCAGAAAAAAATCAGAAATGGCTGTTGCCCCTCAAGAACAACAAGAAAGGATTGAACGTAATGAATGTCATTGA
- a CDS encoding murein hydrolase activator EnvC family protein: MDKENLHVKIENARIDLIRMNRKLDFFNNKISSEKLLLESDRNQLEKTRFAYLSDALKGYLIELDQAPSPLFYKIALLSLSSRQNTLSKRIAIEKSNEIRSINELSSWRMKKKRLLADRQKTIKKEARERSKMNSMRNELKHLLVMEKRLKKDDTRIERKKRHLLHLIQHLEAISSHYRTHFHAIKRLHLLPGSLKWPVRGEIVEGFGHFHDGVDIRVHPGEVIHSSGDGQVIFARHYTGYGQMVILDHGNHIYSLYGHLGRIAVKKGENISKGAVIGYAGGGGSHGKDTLFFGLTHGGNPVNPVPYLSR; the protein is encoded by the coding sequence ATGGATAAGGAGAACTTGCATGTCAAAATTGAAAATGCAAGGATCGATCTTATCCGAATGAATAGAAAGCTGGACTTTTTCAACAACAAGATCAGTTCCGAAAAACTCTTACTGGAGTCTGATCGGAATCAACTGGAAAAGACCAGGTTTGCCTACCTCTCTGATGCGCTCAAGGGGTATTTGATCGAGCTTGACCAAGCACCTTCCCCTCTCTTTTACAAGATTGCCCTTCTTTCTCTCTCTTCCCGTCAGAATACACTCTCCAAAAGGATTGCTATCGAGAAGAGCAATGAGATTCGCTCTATTAATGAGCTTTCTTCGTGGAGGATGAAAAAAAAACGTCTCTTGGCCGATAGACAGAAGACGATCAAAAAAGAGGCAAGAGAAAGATCCAAAATGAATTCGATGAGAAATGAGCTTAAGCATCTTCTTGTAATGGAAAAGAGATTGAAGAAAGATGATACCCGGATCGAGCGCAAGAAACGGCATTTACTTCACCTGATTCAGCATCTTGAAGCAATCTCATCCCACTATCGAACCCATTTTCATGCTATTAAACGACTTCATCTTCTGCCGGGAAGCCTCAAATGGCCAGTTAGAGGAGAGATCGTTGAAGGCTTTGGACATTTTCATGATGGTGTGGATATTCGTGTCCACCCAGGAGAGGTCATTCACTCCTCTGGTGACGGACAGGTTATTTTTGCCCGTCACTATACCGGATATGGACAAATGGTGATTCTTGATCATGGAAATCATATCTATTCTCTTTACGGACATTTAGGCCGAATCGCTGTGAAGAAAGGAGAGAACATTTCAAAAGGGGCTGTCATTGGATATGCGGGAGGTGGCGGGTCACATGGGAAAGATACATTATTTTTTGGACTGACACATGGTGGTAACCCTGTTAATCCAGTTCCTTATCTCTCAAGATAA
- a CDS encoding co-chaperone GroES — translation MKFKPLKDRVFVSYSEEAEKTQGGLYIPDAAKEKPQKGKVEGIGDEVKSLKVGEIVLFDKYSGSKITMEGTEYLILKEEDILGVLTA, via the coding sequence ATGAAGTTTAAACCGTTGAAGGATCGTGTTTTTGTAAGTTATTCCGAGGAGGCCGAAAAAACTCAGGGTGGCCTTTATATACCTGATGCGGCTAAGGAAAAGCCCCAGAAGGGGAAAGTCGAAGGAATCGGCGATGAAGTGAAGTCGCTTAAGGTTGGGGAGATTGTCCTTTTCGATAAATATTCCGGTTCAAAAATCACGATGGAAGGCACTGAATATCTGATCCTGAAGGAAGAAGATATTCTCGGAGTCTTGACCGCCTGA